The Girardinichthys multiradiatus isolate DD_20200921_A chromosome 21, DD_fGirMul_XY1, whole genome shotgun sequence genomic sequence TCATCCTTGATGCTTCCAGAAGCCAAATCAAAAACATCGGTCTCCAGCGAATCAGCTGGTTCAGTTTTTACCCTCAGCAGCTCCCTGGTGTGGCTCTTTTTCATGTGACGGGTCAGGTGATCCTTCCTACCAAAGCGCTGAGCACAGTACTGACAGAGGAAGTCCTTGTGTCCAGTGTGCACCACCATGTGGCGTCGCACATCTTTGCGGGTGTAAAACTGACGCTCACAATGCTCACAACAATGCTTCTTCTCTTTGGTCCCCCCAGATGTCTTGCCTGCGTGTGTTTTGAGGTgttccagcagaaccacagtgctggggAACAGCTGCAGGCAAACTTGGCAGGTCAGGTCTCCGCTGTTTGCAGCATGGAGGGCCAGGTGACGCTTAAAGCCAAGCTTGGTGTTGTAGCTCTTCCCGCACTCCTGACAGGTGAAGGCCTCCTTGTGTGGGTCATGAGTGTGTTGGTGATTTTTTAAGTGATCCTTGCGgtgaaacattttttcacagtATGAACACTTGTGGCTTTTTTCTGGTGAGTGAGTTGCCATATGCCTTGGAACACAGACACAATCTATGAGCATACAGAATGGCTTAAATCATGTTTAAAGTAAGCATGCAATACACAGAACTTAAAGGTATAAAAAAATACTCATTAGTAAATCATAAGGCTAGATTTCAATAAGCCTAAAGAAACAAATCAACATGCTGCAGCCAGCTGTACCGTAGCAGCTTGTATTTGGAGACGAAAGCCTTGGTGCAGTCAGCATGGGAGCAGCGATATGGCCTTTCCCCTGTATGAGAGTACGAGTGCACCTTTAACTTCTCCAGACTGTTGAATGCCTTCTGACACTCCTGACAAGGAAAATTCTTCTTGGGTTTCCCTTCTGCTCTCCTGCGTTTCCCCGAAGTTGGTGAAAGCTTGGCTTTCTCCAGGACTTGGACATGGCGTCCCTCTGTTCCTGTGGCCATGGCACCCTAAAGCAGACCAGCTACATGGACAATTGCAGGGTGCCCAACTAGTGCTGATGTAACTCTAACTTCCAGCTTTAGGTTGTCATCCCAGCCTGGACTCAGGGGCCTaacacagaaagaaagagagagaaaatattATCTGAAGAGTTAGAGATTCCTGTGTTACACTTAAAGGAATACTGATTAATAGACTCTCAGATTGACCTGTATGTATCAATAAATATGCTAATGGGTGAGCCTATCAGTGTGTGGGTATGATCAGCATCTGCAATCACACATGAGCTCCGACTTCTGCTTAGG encodes the following:
- the plag1 gene encoding zinc finger protein PLAG1, coding for MATGTEGRHVQVLEKAKLSPTSGKRRRAEGKPKKNFPCQECQKAFNSLEKLKVHSYSHTGERPYRCSHADCTKAFVSKYKLLRHMATHSPEKSHKCSYCEKMFHRKDHLKNHQHTHDPHKEAFTCQECGKSYNTKLGFKRHLALHAANSGDLTCQVCLQLFPSTVVLLEHLKTHAGKTSGGTKEKKHCCEHCERQFYTRKDVRRHMVVHTGHKDFLCQYCAQRFGRKDHLTRHMKKSHTRELLRVKTEPADSLETDVFDLASGSIKDDFPATLTTRSHQVNVFTGSGLDTQSFSSPSNLFSLKYPLSSNYTSYTITSHEREQNLKGELETYLMELQNTMPSSSSASLEPQIPSSKLELLPHVGMLEEVSEDASLSKISTPAAGPAADSVASSSSLMDFSQLFNFLPHNGPAFNQVGSSVGSIGPAITFPPTEEPVPLVHLHTQTPTGQEAAENPLQGLPSFICSLSTPTTLPRFHQAFQ